In a genomic window of Streptomyces sp. NBC_01142:
- a CDS encoding DUF1876 domain-containing protein: MRTKMWNVEIVITENDHVTKAEARLRGQNAELIAGEGTAHRNRADQDVPHIGDELAVARALSELTHRLLSEAASEIETRTGERVERLRA, encoded by the coding sequence ATGCGGACCAAGATGTGGAACGTCGAGATCGTCATCACCGAGAACGACCACGTGACCAAAGCCGAGGCCAGGCTGCGCGGCCAGAACGCGGAACTGATCGCCGGAGAGGGCACGGCACACCGCAATCGCGCGGACCAGGACGTGCCCCACATCGGGGACGAACTGGCCGTGGCCCGTGCCCTCAGCGAGCTGACCCACCGACTGCTGAGTGAAGCGGCATCGGAGATAGAGACCCGCACGGGCGAGCGGGTCGAGCGCCTTCGCGCCTGA
- a CDS encoding S9 family peptidase codes for MTYTSGDQASGPTRRTTLAGLVGGAGALVTAGCTPSGVSPAQARTPSPTASASAAASGPTPGAMTLFKDPGFNFNGLLALGGSGYGAAEVGEVLTAVNAINKAGLSAQTYTETFKKLGDQLMEAPQGSKPGAQTTRFRALRAAQYYGQALFFVLGSDDPGSEEQLYKAGRGAWDKFCELCDPVPVTANIPYGKTPLPVWFFRPDESSERRPTVILTNGSDGQNVDMWTYGVQAALERGWNALVYDGPGQGQLLFVDQVVFTPRWETVVTPLVDWLAARSDVDTGKIALTGLSMGGNLAPRAAAFESRIAALVAMPGCLAPWLGFPAELREILTPDKEETNNIWNKEVVPELPPPVAATLQKRIEPFSVPAMLDAREGKMFTDFYTPAKLIESLDITNVVGRIKMPTLVLDYDYEQFYPGQPRQMFDKLTAPKGYVKLTTATGAQLHCSPMAPQQHCEVVFDWLQETLSGN; via the coding sequence ATGACGTACACATCGGGCGATCAGGCATCCGGCCCCACCCGCCGCACCACGCTTGCCGGGCTCGTCGGTGGGGCCGGCGCTCTGGTGACCGCCGGGTGCACCCCGTCGGGCGTGTCTCCCGCCCAGGCGCGCACCCCCAGTCCCACGGCGTCGGCCTCCGCCGCGGCAAGCGGTCCCACGCCCGGTGCGATGACGCTTTTCAAGGATCCGGGCTTCAATTTCAACGGGCTCCTCGCGCTCGGCGGATCCGGCTACGGCGCCGCCGAGGTGGGCGAGGTGCTCACCGCGGTGAACGCGATCAACAAGGCCGGTCTCTCCGCGCAGACGTACACCGAGACCTTCAAGAAGCTCGGCGATCAGCTGATGGAGGCGCCCCAGGGCAGCAAGCCCGGGGCGCAGACCACACGTTTCCGTGCGCTGCGGGCCGCCCAGTACTACGGCCAGGCGCTGTTCTTCGTCCTCGGCTCCGACGACCCCGGCAGCGAGGAGCAGTTGTACAAGGCCGGGCGCGGCGCCTGGGACAAGTTCTGCGAGCTGTGCGACCCGGTACCGGTGACGGCGAACATTCCGTACGGGAAGACCCCGCTGCCTGTGTGGTTCTTCCGGCCGGACGAGTCAAGCGAGCGGCGCCCCACCGTGATCCTCACCAACGGCAGCGACGGCCAGAATGTTGACATGTGGACCTACGGCGTCCAGGCCGCTCTGGAGCGCGGCTGGAACGCCCTTGTGTACGACGGGCCCGGCCAGGGGCAGCTGCTCTTTGTGGACCAAGTGGTCTTCACGCCACGCTGGGAGACCGTCGTCACGCCGCTCGTCGACTGGCTGGCCGCCCGCTCGGACGTGGACACCGGCAAGATCGCTCTGACCGGGCTGAGCATGGGCGGGAACCTGGCCCCCCGGGCAGCGGCCTTCGAGAGCAGGATCGCCGCTCTGGTGGCGATGCCCGGCTGCCTCGCGCCCTGGCTGGGCTTTCCTGCGGAGCTCCGGGAGATCCTCACCCCGGACAAGGAGGAGACCAACAACATCTGGAACAAGGAGGTCGTCCCCGAGCTGCCTCCGCCCGTGGCCGCGACTCTTCAAAAGCGCATCGAGCCCTTCTCCGTGCCGGCGATGCTCGACGCACGCGAGGGCAAGATGTTCACCGACTTCTACACCCCCGCCAAACTCATCGAGTCGCTGGACATCACGAACGTCGTGGGCCGCATCAAGATGCCCACGCTGGTCCTCGACTACGACTACGAGCAGTTCTATCCCGGCCAGCCGCGCCAGATGTTCGACAAGCTGACGGCTCCCAAGGGCTACGTGAAGCTCACCACGGCCACCGGCGCGCAGCTGCACTGCTCCCCGATGGCCCCGCAGCAGCACTGCGAGGTCGTCTTCGACTGGCTGCAGGAGACGCTGTCGGGCAACTGA
- a CDS encoding glycoside hydrolase family 64 protein, which yields MFLSGTAAAATALTYPAWGSALSPRAKAAAPPTCELALENKSLPGTVRAYVTGHEQGTGRWVLLRPGGGVYYPQSPSAPQTPLPVDCAIPLRPAGSGPVVLTLPQMFGARVYFVRDNKLDFFLNPGPALVEPAFATPSDANYGRTWSFAEFTFNPQQLYANISYVDLVTALPIGLTLTGDATHRVAPLPAGALQKIADDLVAQAGRDGRPWDKLVIRGSGGQVLRVISPQNLMAPYFDRPAQMPFRDVFDGYINQVWQKYRSTDLRIDLQGGRGVRTGRVSGDVMTFTGGHAFAKPTSKDVFTCNHGPFANNPGDPDDKKALLARLAAGFNRTTLLTHPDQPNGATAADYYRDPATNHFARVLHAHTPIGYAFPYDDVRPDGQPDVSGAAHDGNPRRFTVTVGS from the coding sequence ATGTTCCTGTCCGGCACCGCCGCCGCGGCGACGGCACTCACCTACCCCGCCTGGGGAAGCGCTCTCAGCCCTCGCGCCAAGGCGGCGGCGCCCCCCACCTGCGAACTGGCCCTGGAGAACAAGTCCCTGCCCGGCACGGTCCGCGCCTATGTGACCGGCCACGAGCAGGGCACCGGACGCTGGGTGCTGCTGCGCCCGGGCGGCGGCGTCTACTACCCGCAGTCGCCCTCCGCACCCCAGACTCCGCTCCCTGTCGACTGCGCCATCCCGCTGCGCCCGGCGGGCTCGGGCCCGGTCGTGCTGACCCTGCCCCAGATGTTCGGCGCCCGCGTGTACTTCGTACGCGACAACAAGCTGGACTTCTTCCTCAACCCCGGCCCCGCCCTGGTGGAACCGGCCTTCGCCACACCTTCCGACGCCAACTACGGCCGCACCTGGTCGTTCGCCGAGTTCACCTTCAACCCGCAGCAGCTGTACGCCAACATCAGCTACGTCGACCTGGTGACCGCCCTTCCCATCGGTCTCACCCTCACCGGTGATGCCACCCACCGGGTCGCACCCCTCCCCGCCGGGGCTCTGCAGAAGATCGCCGACGACCTTGTCGCCCAGGCGGGGCGCGACGGCCGGCCCTGGGACAAGCTGGTCATCCGCGGCTCGGGCGGGCAGGTGCTGCGGGTGATCTCACCGCAGAACCTGATGGCCCCGTACTTCGACCGCCCCGCCCAGATGCCCTTCCGGGACGTCTTCGACGGCTACATCAACCAGGTCTGGCAGAAGTACCGCTCCACCGATCTGCGGATCGATCTCCAGGGCGGGCGCGGTGTGCGCACCGGGCGGGTCAGCGGCGACGTCATGACGTTCACCGGCGGCCACGCCTTCGCCAAGCCCACCTCGAAGGACGTCTTCACCTGCAACCACGGGCCCTTCGCCAACAACCCCGGCGACCCCGACGACAAGAAGGCCCTGCTGGCCAGGCTCGCCGCCGGATTCAACCGCACGACCCTGCTGACCCACCCCGACCAGCCGAACGGCGCGACGGCGGCCGACTACTACCGCGATCCGGCCACCAACCACTTCGCGCGCGTGCTGCACGCCCACACCCCGATCGGCTACGCCTTCCCGTACGACGACGTCCGCCCCGACGGACAGCCCGACGTCTCGGGTGCGGCCCACGACGGCAACCCTCGGCGCTTCACGGTGACCGTCGGCTCGTGA
- a CDS encoding TMEM175 family protein — MVDSHQRVRDDEGSAARLLALSDGVFAIAMTLLALDITLPADLDADGFEQALRDVRPNLWAYGLSFLVIAAFWRGHHQMFRYVREVDGTVIRLGLLSLGLIALMPFPTTLLAEYGDMPQSVAVYSGAVAAMAATQLALTVALWKRPWLGSGTLTDPVARNDVADMAATVLVFAVAVPLAFVSPTGAKLWWAVLIPVKAVTGRRGKRLRAAAQRFGT; from the coding sequence GTGGTGGACAGCCACCAGCGAGTGCGGGACGACGAGGGGAGCGCGGCCCGGCTCCTCGCGCTGTCGGACGGAGTGTTCGCCATCGCGATGACGCTGCTGGCTCTGGACATCACGCTGCCCGCCGATCTGGACGCCGATGGTTTCGAGCAGGCGCTGAGGGATGTGAGGCCCAACCTGTGGGCGTACGGCCTCAGCTTCCTGGTCATCGCGGCATTCTGGCGGGGCCACCACCAGATGTTCCGGTACGTGCGAGAGGTGGACGGGACGGTCATCAGGCTCGGGCTGCTGAGCCTGGGCCTGATCGCGCTGATGCCCTTCCCCACCACCTTGCTGGCCGAGTACGGGGACATGCCGCAGTCGGTGGCCGTCTACTCCGGCGCCGTCGCGGCCATGGCGGCCACGCAGCTCGCGCTGACGGTCGCTCTGTGGAAGCGCCCGTGGCTGGGCAGCGGGACGCTGACCGATCCCGTCGCGCGCAACGATGTGGCCGACATGGCCGCGACCGTGCTGGTCTTCGCCGTCGCCGTGCCGCTCGCCTTCGTCTCCCCGACGGGCGCGAAGCTGTGGTGGGCAGTGCTGATTCCGGTGAAGGCGGTGACGGGCAGGCGGGGCAAGCGCCTGCGCGCGGCCGCCCAACGGTTCGGGACCTAG
- a CDS encoding DUF397 domain-containing protein, producing the protein MNWFKSSYSGSAGGDCVEVAYDWRKSSYSSDAGGDCVEIAAHPLAVHIRDSKNPTGPALTVTPATWAAFVAGRPA; encoded by the coding sequence ATGAACTGGTTCAAGTCCAGTTACAGCGGCAGCGCGGGCGGGGACTGCGTCGAAGTCGCCTACGACTGGCGGAAGTCGAGCTACAGCAGCGACGCCGGCGGCGACTGCGTCGAGATCGCCGCGCACCCCCTCGCCGTCCATATCCGCGACTCCAAGAACCCCACCGGCCCGGCCCTCACCGTCACGCCGGCCACCTGGGCCGCGTTCGTCGCCGGTCGCCCCGCCTGA
- a CDS encoding YceI family protein — protein MALFNRKNDNAPAATATLEVDPALAALTGDYTIDPAHSSIGFTVRHAMVTNVRGSFGEFEGSLHLDGADPARSTASIDVTIATVDTGMPDRDGHLRSGDFFDAEKFPLMTFRSTTAEQLGGDTYRITGDLTIKDVTRPLSIDLEFNGSATDVYGNERVGFEGSAQILRSDWGLTWNAALETGGVMVSDKVKLTFDISAIKSAPQA, from the coding sequence ATGGCTCTGTTCAACCGCAAGAACGACAACGCCCCGGCCGCCACCGCCACCCTCGAGGTGGACCCGGCGCTGGCAGCGCTGACCGGCGACTACACCATCGACCCGGCCCACAGCAGCATCGGCTTCACCGTCCGCCACGCGATGGTCACCAATGTGCGCGGCTCCTTCGGCGAATTCGAGGGCAGCCTCCACCTGGACGGCGCGGACCCGGCCCGTTCCACCGCCTCGATCGACGTCACGATCGCCACCGTGGACACCGGCATGCCCGACCGCGACGGCCACCTGCGCAGCGGCGACTTCTTCGACGCCGAGAAGTTCCCCCTGATGACGTTCCGCTCGACGACCGCGGAGCAGCTCGGCGGCGACACCTACCGCATCACCGGCGACCTGACGATCAAGGACGTCACGCGCCCGCTCTCCATCGACCTGGAGTTCAACGGTTCCGCCACCGACGTGTACGGCAATGAGCGCGTCGGCTTCGAGGGCAGCGCGCAGATCCTGCGCTCCGACTGGGGCCTGACCTGGAACGCGGCGCTGGAGACCGGCGGCGTGATGGTCAGCGACAAGGTCAAGCTGACCTTTGACATCTCGGCGATCAAGTCCGCCCCCCAGGCCTGA
- a CDS encoding S8 family peptidase, with translation MRLKAFAAAAATTALVTAGSLSASAHSGPVAPASDQRATPAPLYRSANALPGRYIVTLSNASDPFSMVDRFGVKPLFTYKSAVRGFAAMLSPGQLEAVRSTLGVEAVEQDAKVTAVGSSGSDTRSPSASWGLDRIDQRDLPLDSDYTSVGSGAGATAYILDTGIEYAHAEFGGRATFGYDAIGDGRAGKDCQGHGTHVAGTVGGKTYGVARKANLVSVRVLDCQGTGTWSGVVAGLDWVAANAKQPAVLNASLGGSKSVVVNNAATALSDSGVLPVIAAGNDSVDACTVSPASALRVVTVGASSSFDAETDFSNFGGCLSLYAPGAAIVSAKLGGGSVALNGTSMASPHVAGVAALYKAAHPTAPPAEVAGFLDAESTKDALTGIGQGSPNRLLFTAGL, from the coding sequence ATGAGGCTCAAAGCCTTCGCGGCCGCCGCCGCCACCACCGCTCTCGTCACGGCCGGATCGCTGTCCGCTTCCGCTCATTCCGGCCCCGTCGCCCCGGCGTCGGACCAGCGCGCCACCCCCGCCCCGCTGTACCGCTCGGCAAATGCCCTGCCGGGTCGCTACATCGTGACCCTCAGCAACGCCTCGGACCCGTTCTCGATGGTGGACCGCTTCGGTGTGAAGCCGCTCTTCACCTACAAGTCGGCGGTGCGCGGATTCGCCGCCATGCTCAGCCCGGGCCAGCTGGAGGCCGTGAGGTCGACCCTCGGGGTGGAGGCCGTCGAGCAGGACGCCAAGGTCACGGCGGTGGGGTCCAGCGGCAGCGACACGCGGTCGCCGTCCGCGTCCTGGGGGCTGGACCGCATCGACCAGCGCGACCTGCCGCTCGACAGCGACTACACCTCGGTCGGCAGCGGCGCGGGTGCCACCGCGTACATCCTCGACACCGGCATCGAGTACGCCCACGCCGAGTTCGGCGGGCGCGCCACGTTCGGCTATGACGCCATCGGGGACGGGCGGGCCGGGAAGGACTGCCAGGGCCACGGCACCCATGTCGCGGGCACCGTCGGTGGCAAGACGTACGGCGTCGCCCGCAAGGCCAACCTGGTCAGTGTCCGGGTTCTCGACTGCCAGGGCACGGGTACCTGGTCGGGGGTCGTCGCCGGACTCGACTGGGTGGCCGCCAATGCCAAGCAGCCGGCCGTGCTCAACGCCTCCCTGGGCGGCTCGAAGTCCGTCGTCGTGAACAACGCCGCCACCGCCCTCTCGGACAGCGGTGTCCTGCCGGTCATCGCCGCGGGCAACGACTCGGTGGACGCCTGCACCGTCTCGCCCGCATCCGCGCTGCGCGTGGTGACCGTCGGCGCGAGCAGCAGCTTCGACGCAGAGACCGATTTCTCCAACTTCGGCGGGTGTCTGTCGCTCTACGCACCCGGCGCCGCCATCGTCTCGGCCAAGCTCGGTGGCGGCAGCGTGGCCCTGAACGGCACGTCCATGGCCTCCCCCCACGTCGCCGGTGTTGCCGCGCTCTACAAGGCGGCGCACCCGACGGCGCCCCCGGCGGAGGTCGCCGGGTTCCTCGACGCCGAGTCCACCAAGGATGCCCTGACCGGCATCGGCCAGGGCTCACCCAACCGACTCCTCTTCACCGCAGGACTCTGA
- a CDS encoding helix-turn-helix transcriptional regulator encodes MHSANRTKRVTSWHVIGAQLAVFRKAARMTQAELAAQFHIHEETIASIEQGRRPLKPDFAEQLDELLDTKKALQTAVDKVPERERFPAFAQDFVEHEQEALTLLSYQTQAVPGLLQTEEYARAVFSCLYPPLDEEQLEEWVQARLARQKVFARKPRPMVNFLLEESILHRPIGGRQVLRLQNQHLRRCAELPFLGLQIMPTDRGTHAGLDGPLVLLETPDHDQLAYIEGQHISFLVDDPDQVSMYQQKYGMLRSQALSPAESMGLLDDLLGES; translated from the coding sequence ATGCACTCAGCCAACAGGACCAAGAGGGTCACCTCCTGGCATGTGATCGGCGCCCAGCTCGCCGTGTTCCGCAAGGCGGCCCGGATGACCCAGGCCGAGCTGGCGGCGCAGTTCCACATTCACGAGGAGACCATCGCCTCGATCGAGCAGGGCCGCCGACCGCTCAAGCCGGATTTCGCGGAGCAGCTCGACGAGCTGCTCGACACGAAGAAGGCGTTGCAGACCGCTGTGGACAAGGTCCCGGAGCGGGAGCGGTTCCCGGCGTTCGCGCAGGACTTCGTCGAGCACGAGCAGGAGGCGCTGACGCTGCTCTCGTACCAGACCCAGGCTGTGCCCGGCCTCCTCCAGACCGAGGAGTACGCGCGGGCGGTCTTCTCCTGTCTCTATCCGCCCCTGGACGAGGAGCAGTTGGAGGAGTGGGTCCAGGCCCGGCTGGCCCGGCAGAAGGTCTTCGCGCGCAAGCCCCGGCCGATGGTGAACTTCCTGCTGGAGGAGTCCATCCTGCACCGGCCCATCGGGGGGCGGCAGGTGCTGCGGTTACAGAACCAGCATCTGCGGCGCTGCGCCGAACTCCCCTTCCTAGGCCTCCAGATCATGCCGACCGACCGAGGGACACACGCCGGTCTCGACGGGCCGCTGGTGCTGCTGGAGACCCCCGACCACGATCAACTCGCCTATATCGAGGGGCAGCACATCAGCTTCCTCGTCGATGATCCCGACCAGGTCAGTATGTACCAGCAGAAATATGGGATGCTGCGTTCGCAGGCCCTCTCCCCCGCGGAGAGCATGGGCCTGCTGGACGACCTGCTAGGAGAGTCATGA